The following proteins are encoded in a genomic region of Sorangiineae bacterium MSr12523:
- a CDS encoding cupin domain-containing protein, which translates to MSDDPHPWKHDGVRVIPGTQLDPNTAQTPGMDRRAAINFARVGAQKLWAGTVTIHPNAKTGAHHHGHLESVIYVVKGRARMRWGERLEFTAEAGPGDFIYVPPFVPHQEINASPTEPLECVLCRSDGEAVAINLDIAPVEAPEKVLWVDPTHPDGAI; encoded by the coding sequence ATGAGCGACGACCCCCATCCTTGGAAACACGATGGCGTGCGCGTCATCCCTGGCACCCAGCTCGATCCCAACACGGCGCAGACCCCCGGCATGGACCGAAGGGCGGCGATCAACTTCGCCCGCGTGGGCGCGCAGAAGCTGTGGGCGGGCACGGTAACCATCCACCCCAACGCCAAGACGGGCGCGCACCACCACGGGCATCTGGAAAGCGTGATTTACGTCGTCAAGGGACGCGCTCGGATGCGCTGGGGTGAGCGCCTGGAGTTCACGGCCGAGGCGGGACCGGGCGATTTCATCTACGTCCCGCCTTTCGTGCCCCATCAAGAGATCAACGCGAGCCCCACCGAGCCCCTCGAGTGCGTGCTGTGCCGCAGCGACGGAGAGGCCGTGGCCATCAACTTGGACATTGCGCCTGTCGAAGCACCTGAGAAGGTATTATGGGTGGATCCCACACACCCGGATGGCGCCATTTAA
- a CDS encoding DUF6184 family natural product biosynthesis lipoprotein, producing MIERIRVAVGHKLGFAVLSTTFAVCQLGCSTAPHPADATAKANPTWVPIDEAVHRLAAERCNRETSCTGEGGEHKYADGDACMHEIYQSTKAEYGSTPCSLAIENRRLEDCIDAVHEKGCSNKLEKITRIPSCRAENLCVQLSRGSMGG from the coding sequence ATGATCGAGCGCATTAGGGTGGCCGTGGGCCACAAACTTGGGTTCGCAGTCTTGTCTACGACGTTTGCTGTTTGCCAATTGGGGTGCAGCACGGCACCTCATCCCGCCGATGCGACGGCCAAAGCAAACCCGACTTGGGTTCCCATCGACGAAGCCGTGCATCGACTCGCCGCCGAGCGATGCAATCGTGAGACGAGCTGCACGGGCGAGGGCGGAGAGCACAAGTACGCGGACGGCGACGCGTGCATGCATGAGATTTATCAAAGTACGAAGGCCGAATACGGATCCACCCCGTGTTCCCTGGCCATCGAGAATCGCAGGCTCGAGGACTGCATCGACGCGGTGCACGAAAAAGGGTGCTCGAACAAGCTCGAGAAAATCACCCGCATCCCCTCGTGCCGAGCCGAGAACCTCTGCGTGCAACTCTCGCGTGGATCGATGGGCGGCTAA